A genomic region of Trifolium pratense cultivar HEN17-A07 linkage group LG3, ARS_RC_1.1, whole genome shotgun sequence contains the following coding sequences:
- the LOC123918283 gene encoding probable glutathione S-transferase DHAR1, cytosolic: MSTVRIQVSACALSATVNNLRYRPNYAVSTSIFKNNRFNIRPLRVSMSSVPPSEPFEVAVKASLTTPNKLGDCPFTQRVLLTLEEKHLPYEQKLVDLRNKPEWFLEISPEGKVPVINIDGKWVPDSDVITQILEEKYPSPPLVTPPEKATAGSKIFSTFIGFLKSKDPNDGTEQALLNELNSFNDYLKENGPFINGKDISAADLSLGPKLYHLEIALGHFKKWKIPDSLTFVNSYLKDIFSRESFIKTRAQPEDVIEGWRPKVEG; this comes from the exons ATGTCCACCGTCAGAATTCAAGTTTCGGCGTGCGCTCTTTCCGCCACCGTCAACAACCTCCGTTACCGCCCAAACTACGCCGTTTCAACAAGCATATTCAAGAACAACCGTTTCAATATTAGACCCCTCAGAGTATCAATGTCTTCTGTTCCTCCTTCTGAACCTTTCGAAGTTGCTGTCAAAGCTTCTCTCACCACACCCAACAAGCTTGGAGACT GCCCTTTTACCCAAAGGGTATTGCTGACATTGGAGGAAAAACATTTACCTTATGAGCAGAAATTGGTGGATTTAAGGAACAAACCAGAATG GTTCCTTGAAATCAGTCCTGAAGGTAAAGTTCCTGTAATAAACATCGATGGGAAATGGGTTCCCGATTCAGATGTAATCACACAAATATTGGAAGAGAAGTATCCTAGCCCTCCATTGGTGACTCCACCTGAAAAGGCTACAGC TGGATCAAAGATATTTTCTACATTTATTGGATTTCTCAAGAGCAAAGATCCCAATGACGGAACAGAACAAGCATTACTGAATGAACTAAACTCCTTCAATGATTACCTCAAGGAAAAT GGTCCTTTTATCAATGGGAAAGATATATCTGCAGCTGACTTATCACTTGGACCAAAGCTATACCATTTGGAGATTGCTTTAGGACATTTTAAGAAATGGAAAATACCCGATTCACTGACCTTTGTGAATTCTTACTTGAAG GATATTTTCTCAAGGGAATCATTCATCAAGACACGTGCACAACCGGAGGATGTGATTGAAGGTTGGCGTCCTAAAGTGGAGGGTTGA